ctgttacctaaggctcctaagtccttttccatgtcagtcgtcctaagtgttcttccatttaatacataatcccagctcggatttttgcattaccttacatttatcagtgttgaacctcatctgccacttcccagcccaaacctccaacctatccagatccatttgtaacagtgcactgtcctctattgtgtttaccactttacagagtttggtgtcatctgcaaagattgctactttactattcaacccctctgcaaggtcattcatgaatatattaaataggacaggacccaagacggacccctgtggtaccccactagtaacagtcacccaatcagaataagtaccattaataaacaccctctgtttcctatcattgagccagttacttacccacttgcgcacattctcccccagcccaaaccttctcattttatgcaccaaccttttatgtggaaccgtatcaaatgctttggaaaaatccagatatacgacatccagcgattgcccctggtccagtcttgtgctcacctcctcataaaagctgatcaggttagtttgacaggatcaatccctcataaagccatgctgatacagggtcatacatttatttttatcaagatattccaaaatagcatctcttaggaaaccctcaaacaatttacatataaccgaggttaaactaacaggtctataattcccggggtcactttttgacccgttcttaaatattggcaccacatttgccatgcgccagtcctggggaagagtccctgtcactatagagtccctgaatattaaaaataggggtctgtctattacattacttaattcctttagaacatgggggtgaatgccatctggacctggtgatttgtctattttgattttttgtaggtggcactgtacttcttcctgggttagacaggtgacctgtactggggagcttaccttatcacactgtatttcacctggcatttcattttcctcagtgaatacagtggagaagaatttgtttagtatatttgctttttcctgatccccgtttataatttcttcctcatcatttttttaaaaggccaacactttcatttttgacctttttgctatttatataattaaagaacattttggagttagttatactctctttggcaatgagtctttctgtctctatttttgcggcttttatctgttttttacatatttcacatttttctctatagctttttaatgcttcttcactgctgtcctgttttagtaactgaaatgctttatttttgtcatttattgcccccttaacatttttattcatccatattggttttcttttatttctgacccttttattcctataaagtatatacatcttacagtgaaaatttaagatatttttaaaagtctcccatttagtgtcagtattgttatttttgaggacattatcccattttatattggtatgggcttctctgagttgatcgaactttgcttttcgaaagttcattgtttttgtggcccctcgagagattcccttattgaagaacaagttataatgtattaaattatgatcactatttcctcggtgtccatatacttgcacattaattactctgtcagtttcagtacgttggtaaatattaagtctagtagggcgccccctctggtcaggaactgcaccatttgggacagataatggtctttagctatagtcagaaatctgtttcctttaaagtcgaagtctgcccagttctccatgaacccaaacccctccttcctacaccagcttctgagccacttgtttacctcccttatctcccgctgcctctctggtgtggctcgtggtacaggtaatatttcagaaaatactaccttggaggtccttgccttaagcttgcagcctaagtccctgaaatcctttttaaggacactccatctacctcttactttgtcattggtgccaatatgtaccatgactgctgggtcttctccagccccacccagcaacctgtccgcaatgtgccgaactcgagcgccaggaagacaacacactgttcggctatcccggtctttgtgacagatcgccctatctgtccccctaataattgagtcccccactaccagtacctgtctgacctgccctgctctcctccctccctccttactggagcagacacccccctggcggtcagaggcagagtcctgctgcagtaccgctagctctgaaatgacatccccctcatctgccaactgggcaaacttgttggggtgtgccagttcaggactagcctccctgacacttttccctctaccccgttttctaactgtaagccagcaaactgcctgactgtcctgcacctcagtcccactatccatccccacctcgaccccagagagtacctgctcagtgagcaggagactactctgcgggttgtcaatgcatctcagtgttgccagttgctcctctagatccaggatctgggcttctaaatgagcaactcgcacacatctcgcacaacaatatgcaccctcaaactgttgttcaaggattgcatacattgcgcaagatgcacactggactgccttttccaacatggaggtcatactagatttggggattgcaaaaattaacagaaaagaaaaaaaaatcaaatatttcaatttaaacttcctgaatttaaagtcccttaaccccttcaggaccaagctcattttggccttaaggaccagagcgttttttgcaaatctgaccactgtcactttaaacattaataactctggaatgcttttactgatcattctgattccgagattgttttttcgtgacatattctactttaacatagtggtaacattttatggtaacttgcatcctttattggtgaaaaatccccaaatttgacgaaaaaattgaaaattttgcatttttctaactttgaagctctctgcttgtaaggaaaatggatattaaaaatacatttttttttaattcacatatacaatatgtctactttacgattgcatcataaaattgacgagtttttacttttggaagacaccagagggcttcaaagttcagcagcaattttccaaattttcacaaaattttcaaactcaatatttttcagggaccagttcaggtttgaagtggatttgaatggtcttcatattagaaataccccacaaatgaccccattataaaaactgcacccctcaaagtattcaaaatgacattcagtaagtgttttaaccctttaggtgtttcacaggaatagcagcaaagtgaaggagaaaattcaaaatcttcattttttacactcgcatgttcttgtagacccaattttttaatgtttgcaaggggtaaaaggagaaaatttttacttatgtttgtagcccaatttctctcgagtaagcacatacctcatatgtctatgttaattgttcggcgggcgcagtagagggctcagaagcgaaggagcgacaaggggattttggagagtatgtttttctgaaatggtttttggggggcatgttgcatttaggaagcccctatggtgccagaacagctaaaaccgcccacatgccataccattttggaaactagaccccttgaggaacgtaacaaggaattaagtgagccttaataccccacaggggtttcacaactttttgcaaatgtaaaaaaaaaaaaaaaatatatctaaaatgcttggtttcccaaaaatttgacatttttacaaagggttaaatcagaaaataccccccaaaatttgaagcccaatttctcccaattcagaaaacaccccatatgggggtgaaaagtgctctgctggcgcactacaggtcccagaagagaaggagtcacatttggcttttttgaagcaaattttgctctgggggcatgcctcatttaggaagcccctatggtgccaggacagaaaaaaaaaccacatggcataccattttggaaactagaccccttggggaacgtaacaaggggtaaagtgaaccttaataccccacaggggtttcacgacttttgcatatgtaaaaaaatatatatattttttacctaaaatgcttggtttctcaaaaattttacatttttgcaaagggttaaagcagaaaatgccccccaaaattttaagcccaatttctcccgattcagaaaacaccccatatgggggtgaaaagtgctctgctggcgcactacaggtctcaaaagagaaggagtcacatttggctttttggaagcaaattttgctctgggggcatgccgcatttaggaagcccctatggtgccaggacagcaaaaaaaacccacatgacataccattttggaaactagaccccttggggaacgtaacaaggggtaaagtgaaccttaataccccacaggggtttcaagacttttgcatatgtaaaaaaatatatatattttttacctaaaatgcttggtttctcaaaaattttacatttttacaaagggttaaagcagaaaataccccccaatatttgaagcccaatttctcccgattcagaaaacaccccatatgggggtgaaaagtgctctgctggtgcactacaggtctcagaagagaaggagtcacatttggctttttggaagcaaattttgccctgggggcatgccgcatttaggaagcccctatggtgccaggacagcaaaaaaaaaccacatgacataccattttggaaactagaccccttggggaacgtaacaaggggtaaagtgaaccttaataccccacaggggtttcaagacttttgcatatgtaaaaaaatatatattttttttacctaaaatgcttggtttctcaaaaattttacatttttacaaagggttaaagcagaaaataccccccaatatttgaagcccaatttctcccgattcagaaaacaccccatatgggggtgaaaagtgctctgctggtgcactacaggtctcagaagagaaggagtcacatttggctttttggaagcaaattttgccctgggggcatgccgcatttaggaagcccctatggtgccaggacaggaaaaaaaaacacatgacataccattttggaaactagaccccttggggaacgtaacaagtggtaaagtgaaccttaataccccacaggggtttcacgacttttgcatatgtaaaaaaaatatatattttttacctaaaatgcttggtttctcaaaaattttacatttttacaaagggttaaagcagaaaataccccccaaaatttgaagcccaatttctcccgattcagaaaacaccccatatgggggtgaaaagtgctctgctggtgcactacaggtctcagaagagaaggagtcacatttggctttttggaagcaaattttgctctgggggcatgccgcatttaggaagcccctatggtgccaggacagcaaaaaaaaaacacatggcataccattttggaaactagaccccttggggaatgtaacaaggggtaaagtgaaccttaataccccacaggtgtttcacgacttttgcatatgtaaaaaaatatatatattttttacctaaaatgcttggtttctcaaaaatttgacatttttacaaagggttaaagcagaaaatgccccccaaaatttgaagcccaatttctcccgattcagaaaacaccccatatgggggtgaaaagtgctctgctgacacactacaggtctcagaagagaaggagtcacattttggctttttggaagtgctctgggggcatgccgcatttaggaagaccctatggtgccaggacagcaaaaaaaaaaacacatggcataccatttcggaaactagaccccttggggaatgtaacaaggggtcaagtgaaccttaataccccacaggtgtttcacgacttttgcatatgtaaaaaataaaataaaaaaatcactaaaatgcttgtttttccccaaatttttcatttttacaaggggttatagctgaaaaattaccccaaaatttgtagccccatttcccttgagcaaggaaataacccataaaagcacgtaaaatgctttgctggtgaactacaggtctcagaagggaaggagcaaaatttggagagagaattttttgggggcatgtcggatttaggaagcccctatggagccagaaccccGGGAACCTGctgaggtattcatctaggggtataatggaaatttttttaagttttgtttaggggtttagcaagatagtgaaaataaaactatacctgccaaggtattcatctaggggtataatggaatttttttttttgttaagggtttagcaaaatgttgaaaatataaaactatacctgccaaggtattcatctaggggtataatgggaatttttagttttattaggggtttgccaattagattttttttaatagtttagtggagaaaaagggGGAAATAAATGAATTGCTCACATGTCATTCCAAGGGTGCATTGGGTAGAGTTATCCAAAGTCAttctaaaaataattaaaggggacaaAATTAGATATCATATGTTGTGTGATAGATTTTAAAACAGTCTTCAATGCACAGACCGGGTTTGTGGGGACATGTCTCACAGTGGTATATAGTGCATTTTCTAATGCCACGCTTGGAGCACACCCGACACCGCTTCTGTTGCCTACTCCCCGATTCTCTACGGGGAACTACCGcaggaaaatgttgccctggaaCTATTCTGTTCTCCGATCCTGTGGCTCTGCTTTCCTCCCCTTCCGGATCCCCAAACAGAAAGTCCTTAATAACATTTTTCTGGAATTGCAGGTATGTGCATGTATTTCCTGCACGTTTGTACACCACAAATGAATTGTACATGGTAATTTGGAAGAGGTGCAGTGCCAATTTTTTATACCAGGTCTTAGTTTTGCGTAGGGCAGTGTACGGCTGCAAGGCCTGATCTGACAGAtccacccctcccatgaacttattATAGTCCTGGATACACACCGGTTTAGGGGCACTCTCTGTGGTACCACGGACTTGGACAGGGGTGGATCTGTCTGGGTGTAAGGTGGTTAGTACAAGAACATCACGCTTGTCCTGGTACTTCACAAGCATCATGTTGTCCTTGCACACAGCCTTGCTTTCCCCCTTCTTCAACTTTTGCCGTACAAAAATTTTAGGCAGATCCCTTTGATTTCGCCTGATGGTACCACAGGCCACAGTCCCCTTGGCAAACAGGCATTGTAGTAATGGGACGCTAGTGTAAAAATTATCAAGGTAGATGTTATACCCTTGATCTAGCAGGGGGTGAACTAGATCCCATACTATTTTTCCCGTTGTTTTTAGTACGGGGGGACACTCTGGGGGCTCTATTTTAGAGTCTTTCCCCTCATAGACTCTGAATTTGTGCGTATAGCCGGTTGTGCTCTCGCACAACTTATAAAGTTTTACCCCATACCTGGCCCGTTTGTTAGGCAGGTATTGCCTAAAGTGCAACCTTCCTTTGAAGTGCACAAGAGATTCGTCCACTGCAATCTCTTTTTCTGGGGTGTAAACTTCAGAAAATTTTTGATTTAAATAATTAACAAGGGGCCGAATTTTATATATGCGATCAAAATTTGGATCACTGGGAGGTGGACAATTTTCATTATTAGCATAATGTAGAAATTTGAGGAGGGCTTCAAACCGATTCCTTGGCATGACCGACCGGTACAGTGGAGtatggtaaagcatatcattacTCCAATAGGAGCGAATTGTGGGCTTTTTAACTATGCCCATGTtaaacaaaagggcaaaaaattttttgagcTCTAGTGCATTGGTTGGCGTCCATTGATAAGGCCTAGCATGATATGCCTGTGGATTGGCCGCAATGAATTGCTCAGCATACCGGTTGGTTTCCTCCACTATCAAATTAATCAGCTCTTCTGAAAAGAAGAGCTGAAAAAAATCAGCTTCTTTCAACCCCACGGTGTCAACACGAATGCCTGCAGTGGCCACAAACTCAGGCAAATTGGGTATAAAGTTTGAAGCTGGAGCCCACTCAGAGATGGCACTAGGACCTGGCTCAATATTGGTACTAGGACTGGTACTAGGACCTGGCCTAGGGCGGTGGCGGGGAGGTTCCTCGTCAGAATCagtggaagaggaagaagaagagggcaaATATAACAACTCTTCACCACTATCTGAACCAGAGGAAGATGCcaagaaggcatatgcctcctcagtgCTGTACATGCGACGCCTTGACATATTGGATGACACTATAAGTGGCGAAGTGTCTCTGATGTACAACActagaacaatattttttttgtatttttatatttttatatattttttttacttttttactttttttataacaacggaaaaactgaaacaaaaagcgccactagaactaaaaaaaaacagcggcgaactgtcactgctgtcactaatCAGTGACGCACCAGGAAAAAACGTAACAGGGTAGTATGGAGGTGTGCaaggtggtgatgggatgaaaggGTGACAGTCACTTCAGGGGCACTGACAGTATTTTATATTATTCttcactgtcactgttatggtcagtgacagacttcaatttcttcacagctgatgaatgaatgaatgaatgaatgaatgaacgaatgaatgaatgaatgaatgaacgaatgaatgaatgaatgaacgaatgaatgaatcagcagcAGGATAAGGGGCACTGATGGGCACTGAAactttattactgtactgtactgtagaatgTAACTATATTCAGTTACAGTTACAAGttacaatcttcactgcagcctgtcagatcacacaggctgcagacttcagacAGGGAGGACAGCAATTGGaaggggcactgctgggcactactgGAGACTGatgggcactgctgggcactgatgggcactactggacactgatgggcactgatgggcactagactgtcactgttatattcagtgacagtcactaggatcttcactgcagcctgtcagatcgcACAGGCTGCAGACTTAGGAGGCAGCAGATGGGCACAGATGGGCACtggggggcactgctgggcactactggggcacagatttatacaagactgtcactgttatatacagtgacagtcactaggatcttcactgcagcctgtcagatcggacaggctgcagacttcagacggcggcagcagcagcagggtaaGGGGCACTACAGGGGGGGTTCTTTTACTTCCACTTAAATTTTTAGCTTTTAGAAAAGCTTTTTAACACTCTTCTGTCTTCTGTCTTCTGTCCTAACACTAACACCGGCTCCGATCGCTGTTCAGAACGAACTGAAAGCTTCGGAGCCGGTGTTATTGTAACAAAGACActgatacactgtgattggtccacagggaccaatcacagggctctaatcccaggaccaattacagatggtcctgggatgtCAAGCAGAACTTGTCTCCCGCCGCTGGGCACGGGATTTCTGCCTGTTAACCCTTGCGCTGCTGTGcagcgccgggttaactgcatgtcatttataaacgccgggatgcgcgaacgcactgcacaacccggcgtttatatattaCATTCTGCGCAAAGgggttaattttaagtcccctcacttttatactcactcacttgtatgcttcacactcttgtatacagacaaacaatcgctagctcaacatagtgtatttgctttatatttatcacaaccacaaccacctctcttccactgcctggaagtgaaactttttttttttttttttcatttacacatccgaatttaacgaaaagtcgtaaaagacctgtggggtgttaaggctcactggaccccttggtacgtgccttgaggggtgtagtttccaaaatggtatgccatgtgggggttttctgctcttctggcaccataggggcttccaaaatgtgacatgccccccaaaaaccatttcagcaaaaattcactctccaaaatcccattgttgcgccttcccttctgagccctctactgcaccagccgaacactttacatacacatatgaggcatttccttactctagagaaattggtttacaaatttaaggggtctttttctcctattaccccttgtaaaaattcaaaaactgggtctacaagaacatgcgagtgtaaaaaatggagattttgaatttcctccttcactttgctgctattcctgtgaaacacctaaagggttaacacacttacccaaatgtcattttggatactttgaggggtgcagtttttataatggggtcatttgtggggtatttctaatatgaaggcccttcaaatccacttaaaaactgaactggtccctgaaaaattccaatttagaaaatgttgtgaaaaattggaaaagtgctgctgaactttgaagccctctgatatcttctaaaagttaaaacctgtcaacgttatgatgaaaatataaagtagacatattgtatctgtgaatcaatatataatttatttggaatgtctgtttttgttacaagcagagagcttcaaagttagaaaaatgcaaaattttctattttttcatcaaattttggaatttttcaccaagaaatgatgcaagcctcaacaaaaatttaccactaacatgaagtagaatatgtcacgaaaaaacaatctcagaatcagaatgaaaagtaaaagcatcccagagttattaatgcttaaaatgatagtggtaagatgtgcaaaaatggctgggtccttaaggtgaaaatgggctggttccttaaggggttaaaccccactggcatttgacagatctttggaacagtgggctgtgcaaatgaaaaattttcatttttcttttggcagaccactgctcaaaaaaatctatcagacacctgtgagatgtaaatgctcactgcacttcttattaggggtgtagtttccaaaatggggtcacatgtgggggggggggggttcactgttctggcaccatggaggcctaaacgcacatggccttcaatttcagccagattctctctccaaaagcccaatggtgctccttctcttctgagccctgtagttcacccgcagagcactttacatccacatgtggggtattttctgactcagaagatttggggttacaaattttgctgggctttttctcctatcaccccttgtgaaaatgataaaattggggtaacaatagcattttagggaaaaaaatatacatttttttattttcacctccaactttaactaaaatttgtcaaacacctgtgggatgttaaggctcactataccccttgttactttacgtgaggggtgtagttttctaaatgggggtcgcatatgggtgttttttatgtttatgtcagaactgctgtaactaccagccacccctgtgcaaatcaccaatttaggcctcaaatgtatatggtacactttgtttacactaacatgctggtgtagacccaaaatttaccttttcttaaggggtaaaagaagagaaaaaaaatttgtaacccaaaactgttgccttgaaatatgagagggctccaaagtgaaagagcaccatgtgcatttgaggcctaaattagggatttgcatccaccaccaaattaccctacagcagtgcttcccaaatagggtgtctccagctgttgcactacttcctgttcagggtgtggttgtgtgatcgtcagctccaggagaaccagagaaccagagagcagcaggattttcaccagccctcccccccccccaggtttgtggcagccttcggggaagggcttccctgcatgaaccccaacgtccgaACCTCCcgtaccaggccggcgggaggtggaggtgacattgcaacggccaactcccaggatggggtacggagatcctccaggatccgcagaaatgcagaaccaactccaccgtcaatatctggaagccgcaaggctgcaaggaaggctacaagcaaggctgcaggtgaAGGCCTGCATGAAgttgaggagttgaggagaaacatggggaggcaaggtacctctgaaccccaacaatggggggtattgggtcccagggagtctttggccacttttgggtcccgactccaagcaaaaatggcggagtatgagcgtcttggcaaaatgcttcgtgggctaagagaggacttaaaatttgcctgttaccaggctgattacacctcaaaaaatctaaggccagtgtattcggctaaagtgcgcaccctgaaaaaagaggttgaggaggtagaaagggtgaggatggagatcatggaaggggctggtatcttcagagaaaaactctgcaatgaaagtcggttcagaggccagcagaacccagaaagagaggaggaggtcagtcacagcgaaagcagtgcagaggaggatggtgtggaggtggatggtggaggagaaagagagaacagtgctgaggaggacagtgaggagaaagatggtggtggagaaagagaggacagtgctgaggaaggtgctaaagagaagcaagatggtggtgcagaggagagtgaaatggaggaggacacaacccagagttcatacataaatcctgatcaggtagccctgcctgtaacgtcagatgacagcagtgacgacagcggcagcagcaatgggttaattggtggtggattgctgaaggcgattgttctccaagagtcacctacccattttgagaacttttcatttggaaatgacttgggcccagatactgaggtgaagggcaagaggaagaggagaaataaaaggaaaaaaggagaggtcaccagacttgtttattcttctctccagcagtctgggccatctgaaaaggtggttcaggctggtgggccccccagtctgcccgaccccgcttttgctgtaaagcggggccagcatggggggtacatggtggataaggtttctaagatggctgcagacgccaaggagcccgcctgtcggtagggaagggcaggacaggcttaaggtgggcgactccgatgctgcaggaccaccccaggtgggcagggggcgtgtcctagtgccggagcttggtgatgttgctgtctgctcggggggtggtcccccgagcgatctgggcgtagcagggcactcctctgtgaggggggggggagtgtccatgcgtctggattggtagaaaagcccgggcggtcgggtgaggtggctcctgaaggttgcactgacgctgtggggaatccctgcacgtcggctgctgtaggaggggtgggggtgcgtccggagggacagctcccacccagtgtgaagctgttgtcactgggaacatcatcggcgttgaaggaagtgtcatcactggaactggaagtaacatcgccagaaccgaaaaagcggtcatcgggggcgggaccagcagcacaaacccccatggcatacgcaaataacccggccagctcaggaaagtttagccaggataatagtgtgaaagggaagagtgcaaaagagagtgaaaattttggtgatggtatgttgcatgaaaatgttagcagtgtgcaagagtggggcattagaggagtacaagagaggggtgctagcggtgtgcaagagaggggtgctagcggtgtgcaagagaggggtgctagcggtgtgtgaGAGAGGGGttctagcggtgtgcaagagaggggtgctagcggtgtgcaagagaggggtactagcggtgtgcaagagaggggtgctagcggtgtgcgagagaggggtgctagcggtgtgcaagagagggattCTAGCGGTgtgaaagagaggggtgctagaggtgt
This window of the Hyla sarda isolate aHylSar1 chromosome 2 unlocalized genomic scaffold, aHylSar1.hap1 SUPER_2_unloc_5, whole genome shotgun sequence genome carries:
- the LOC130298378 gene encoding piggyBac transposable element-derived protein 4-like → MSRRRMYSTEEAYAFLASSSGSDSGEELLYLPSSSSSSTDSDEEPPRHRPRPGPSTSPSTNIEPGPSAISEWAPASNFIPNLPEFVATAGIRVDTVGLKEADFFQLFFSEELINLIVEETNRYAEQFIAANPQAYHARPYQWTPTNALELKKFFALLFNMGIVKKPTIRSYWSNDMLYHTPLYRSVMPRNRFEALLKFLHYANNENCPPPSDPNFDRIYKIRPLVNYLNQKFSEVYTPEKEIAVDESLVHFKGRLHFRQYLPNKRARYGVKLYKLCESTTGYTHKFRVYEGKDSKIEPPECPPVLKTTGKIVWDLVHPLLDQGYNIYLDNFYTSVPLLQCLFAKGTVACGTIRRNQRDLPKIFVRQKLKKGESKAVCKDNMMLVKYQDKRDVLVLTTLHPDRSTPVQVRGTTESAPKPVCIQDYNKFMGGVDLSDQALQPYTALRKTKTWYKKLALHLFQITMYNSFVVYKRAGNTCTYLQFQKNVIKDFLFGDPEGEESRATGSENRIVPGQHFPAVVPRRESGSRQQKRCRVCSKRGIRKCTIYHCETCPHKPGLCIEDCFKIYHTTYDI